GCAAGATCTTGCCAAAAGTAAAAACGAAGCAATAATAAAAAGGCTGACATAACCAAGTGGTTTGTCAGCCTTTTATTTTTTTAATAGAAAAGAAATGGATCGGTATGAACTGCTGAAGAAATGACTTCGGAAGTGTAGCCCTTTTTTTTCAATTCTCCTGATAAAAAAGTAGAGAGTCCTGTTTTCATGATCTTCTCCACATTATGTCCGGGATCGATTATGGACAAGCCTGCTGCCTGGGCATCATGGGCATTATGATAATACATATCCCCTGTTACGAGCACATCTGCCCCCTTCATGATGGCAGCAGATATGAACTTGTTTCCATCACCGCCTACCACAGCAACCTTTCTGACTGGCCTCGAGTGCCCTTTCACCGCACGCAAGGCGGGTACATCCAATGTTTGTTTGACGTGCAGGATAAAATCTTCAAACGGCATTTCTTCCGCAAGACGGCCAATCTTTCCAATCCCGAGGGTTTCTCCTTCGTTTTTCAGTTCATACAGATCATAAGCCACCTCTTCATAGGGATGAGCTTTCTTCATGGAGGATATGACTTGTTTCACCAGGTCTTCAGAAATCACCGTTTCTATTTTGATTTCATTTACCCTTTCAATCTTTCCTTTCGTGCCGATAAAAGGATTTGTCCCCTCAAGAGGCTTGAACGTACCTTCACCCGACGTATTAAACGTACAATGGCTATATTGACCGATATGGCCTGCTCCTGCCGCGGCCATGGCTTCTCTGACAGTATCCGCCTGTTCTTCCGGCACATATACCGCAAGTTTGACCAGGGATATCTCTTTGGTGCCTTTAAGAGCTTCTGTCTGTTCGAGCTGCAAGGCCTCAGCCAGCCAGTCGTTCACTCCGCCCTTCGCGACATCCAGATTCGTGTGTGCTGCGTATACTGCTATGTCATTTTTAATGAGCTTTTCAATCATTCTTCCCTGCGGCAGGGAGAGATCAATTTTTTTCAGCGGGCGGTAGATCATCGGGTGATGGGCAATGATCAATTCCGCTCCTTTTTCAATCGCTTCATCCACTACTTCTTCCAATACATCCAGGGCAATCATGACTTTTTTTACAGGCTTGTTCAAATTTCCGACCTGCAATCCGATCGGGTCTCCTTCTTCCGCAAGATGTTTTGGTGCCAAGGCATGCAGTTCACCAATGACCGTCTGCCCGTTTGCGTATTTATTCACGATTCCAGCTCCTTCTTTACGGATTCTATTCTTTTCATCAATTGCCGTTTTCGCTCCATCGAGTCAGGAGATTGGCTTGATTCCATTTGCTGAAGGATTTTGGTCCACTGTTCAAGCTCGCCGCTCCATTTTTCAATGAATGCCTCATTCTTTTGCTTCATCAAAAAAGGGCCCAGCAATAGTTCAAGCATTTCATTATCAGTATATGGCTGGTTCCCTTCTTTGCGATCTGCCACCAGTACTTCATAAATCTTGCCGTCTTCTTGTAAAATTTCCTCCTGAGTTAAGGTCCATCCTTCATTTTTAAGCCAAATTCTGACCGAGCCTGCACCTACATTCGGCTGCAATATTAGCCTTTTAACACCTTCCAGCTTGGATTTCCCTTTTTCTAAAATACTGGCAATCAGTTGACCGCCCATTCCGCAAATGGTGATTACATCCGTTTCGTTGGGAGAGATCACTTCAAGACCGTCTCCTTTGCGGACTGATATTTTTGACTGGAGGTTCGCTGATTGTACTTCTTTTAATGCTGATTGATAGGGACCCTCATTTACCTCACCTGCAATCGCATATACAACTTGGTGTTCAAGTACTAAATAGCATGGAAGGTAGGCATGATCCGAACCAATATCAGCTATCACTGCCTCCCGGTGCACATAATTTGCTACTGTTTTAAGTCTTAAGGAAAGGTTATCTCGTTTCATTTTTATCCACCTGTTTTTATTATCGTACTACTTATTATTATCATGTCACAGGAAAAAAGTAAAAAAGCCGACTCAATCATAACGCCATAAGGCTGTTGATTGAAGTCAGCTTCTTTTATTTTTTCTCTGAAAGCCATTTTGCAATGATTTGTTGCTCTTCGCCTTTTACGACACCAGCGGGCATTCCGCCAGGTTTACCATTTTTAAGAATATCAGTGATTTGCTCTTTTGAATATTTGGCTCCGACTTTTTGAAGGTTAGGACCAACCGCGCCTTCCAGGTTTTGGCCATGGCAGGAAGAACAGTTTTGTTTAAATATTGCTGCAGGATCAAGTGCAGCCTGTTCTTTTTCCTTTTTCGCTTGTTCCTGATTATGTATTCCCCAAAATGACATGCCGATAACGAGAATAATGCCAATTACTCCTGTAAAGATAAAAGGAATAAGCGGATTACGTTTCATCATTTTTCCTCCTTCATCTGTTATACATTTGATGTACATTTTACCTGCTTATGTAAGTGCTAACAATCCATATCCTATTTTACTTGAAAAAAGAGTCGAAGGAAAGAGAAAGTTAAACTTTTACTAGTTTTGTAAAAAGCCTTCAACCTTGGAATTATACAGAGTGTATGGATTTCATATTAAAGGATCACCTGATGCAGCAAAGAAAAACCGCCCGCAGTTGCGGACGATCAGGTCACTATACCTTGTTCTGTTTCAATGTGCTTTTTAGCCTCTTCACGCAATTTATACTTTTGAATTTTACCAGATGCCGTCATTGGATATTCGTCTACAAAAATCATGTATTCAGGAATTTTGAACTTGGATATCTTTCCTTGGCAATAGGCAGCCAGTTCTTCTTTCCCAATCCTATGCCCCTCTTTTAGCTGGATGCAGGCAGCCACTTTTTCTCCAAATGTTTCATCCGGAACTCCGATCACCTGAACATCGAGAATTGAAGGATGCGAATATAAAAATTCTTCGACTTCTCGCGGGTAAATGTTTTCACCGCCGCGGATGATCATATCCTTCAAACGGCCTGTGATGGCCACGTAGCCCTCATCGTCCATCACAGCAAGATCACCGGTATGGAGCCAGCCCTCCTGATCAATCGCATCTCTGGTCGCATCAGGCATCTTATAATATCCTTTCATCACGTGGTAGCCTCTTGTACAGAGTTCCCCCTGTTCGCCAAAAGGTACCGTCTTGCCTGTTGCAGGATCGATAACTTTGATGTCAACACCCGGGTGCTTTTTCCCGACCGTCTCCACCCTCTTTTCAATAGGATCATCAGGTGTCGTTTGAGTAAAGACCGGCGAGGTTTCTGTCTGTCCATACGCAATTGTGATTTCTGACATTCCCATTTTACTGATGACATTCTTCATGACTTCAATTGGACAAGTAGATCCTGCCATCACTCCTGTCCGAAGCGAACTTAAATCGTATTGCTGGAAATTTTCATAATTCAGCTCTGCAATGAACATTGTAGGTACGCCGTGAAGCACCGTGCATTTTTCCTTTTCGACGGTCTCCAGGACTTCCTTTGCACTGAATTGAACGATGGGTACCATAGCTGCTCCAGCGGAAACTGCTGTTAAAGTTCCGATCACACACCCAAAGCAGTGAAAGAACGGTACTGGAATACATAGACGGTCCTGTTCAGTTAATCTCATGGCTGCCGCCAAACGATGAGCGTTTCCAAGAATATTACTATGCGTCAGCATGACCCCTTTTGGAAAACCAGTCGTGCCTGAGGTGTACTGCATGTTAATGACATCTGACGGCTCCAGGCAATTTTCTCTCTCTAGGAGCTCCTCATCGGAAATGCTTTCTCCTGAACGAAGCATCTCTTCCCAGTTTGACATCCCTTCTGGCTGGCCATTGCCTATATAAATGAATTGATCCAGCAAAGGGAATTGTTCGTTTTTGGATTGAACAGCCTGAGCCATTTGCACATAGGACGTGTTTTTGAAGCCCTCTATGAGAAATAGGGCTTTTGAATCTGACTGTTTTAGGAGGTATTCCAGTTCAGTCTGCTGGTAGCTGGTATTTACCGTTACTAATACCGCCCCCGCTCTTGCTGAGCCGAATTGCAGCAGTATCCATTCCGGCACATTGGTTGCCCAGACTGCAATATGATCTCCCTTTTTAATACCGAGTGACATTAATCCTTTAGCTACTTTCGCAGTTAAATCGTAAAATTCTTTATAGGAATACCGGATTCCTATATTGCTGTATACAACAGCTTCACGAGAGCCGAATTTCTTCACTTGCTCTTCAAGATATTTTCCAATAGTTACGGATTGCAGCTCTGTCATAATTCACCCCATTCTTTAGTATTAACAGCCGATTTCTCTGGATATGACCATTCTTTGAATCTCAGACGTTCCTTCGCCGATTTCAGTCAGCTTAGCATCACGGAAATAGCGTTCTACATGATAGTCTCTCATGTACCCGTAACCACCGTGAATCTGAACAGCTTCCGAACAGATCTGCATGCAAGCCTCTGAAGCGTAAAGCTTCGCCATTGCTGCTTCTTTGGAAAACCTTTTCCCTTGGTCTTTTAACCAGGCGGCTTTGTATACCATGTTCCTCGCCAGTTCAATCTTCATTGCCATGTCAGCAAGTTTGAATTGAATCGCCTGAAATTTAGAAAGAGCGGTCCCAAACTGCTTTCTTTCTTTTGAATAAGCAAGAGCCTTGTCATAGGCAGCCTGTGCAATGCCTACTGCCATCGCACCAATACCAATACGTCCTCCGTCAAGCGTGATCAGAAATTGCTTAAAACCATCTCCCCGCTGTCCGAGCAGATTCTCCTCTGGAACTTTTACCTGGTCAAGGATTAATTCAGTAGTGTTTGAAGAATGAAGCCCCAGTTTCTCATAGTTATCGATCACTTTAAAACCTTCTGCGTCAGTAGGAACAATAATGGCACTGATCTCTTTTTTGCCGTCATTTTTCCCTGTTATTGCTGTCAGTGCGAGATGCTTGGCATAGCTTGCATTTGTAATGTAGCACTTGCTTCCGCAGATCACCCACTGATTGCCTTGTTTCGCAGCGGTTGTTTGTGTTCCCCCTGCATCTGAGCCAGCGTTCGGTTCAGTCAGACCAAAAGCACCCATCGATTCTCCTGTACAGATTGGCACAAGATATTTTTGCTTCTGCTCTTCTGTTCCGAATAAGTAGAGGGGAGCTCCGCCAAGAGAAACATGTGCCGAATACGTGATACCGGCAGAACCGCATGCTCGGCTTAGTTCTTCTACTGCGATCGCAAAAGAAATGGTATCTGCCCCTCCGCCGCCATATTCTTCAGGGAAAGGCAAGCCCATGATTCCCAGCTTCCCTAGCTTCTGGAAAATTTCAACAGGAAACTTTTTTTCTTTGTCCCTCTGTTCTGCACTAGGCGCAACTTCTTCATCAGCAAATTCCCTCATCATTTTTTGTATCATTGCTTGCTCATCTGTCAATGCGTAATTCATGGATGACCCCACCTTTTGTATAATTTCACCATTGTGTGTAATCGCTTTCAAGTTTATTATAGATATAAAGGCAGAATTTTTACAACATTAACATTATTATTTTTACGTTTATTTTCCTTCTTTTGGAAGTCGTTTTTTATCAGGGTGATTTGCATTCAGCAAAATTTATCAGTAAAATGAATAATAATAACTGGTAAAAATGTTATTATGTTCTATTTTACTCGTTCGTTCAATAAATCATTGAGCAAAATAAAAAAAGCCTGCCGGCAAGGGCAGACTTTATCACTGATCTATTTTATTCCAAGAAATCCTTCAATCTCTTGCTTCTGCTTGGATGGCGGAGTTTACGAAGTGCTTTAGCTTCGATTTGGCGGATCCGTTCACGGGTTACTCCGAAAACTTTCCCAACTTCTTCCAGAGTACGTGTACGGCCGTCATCAAGACCGAATCTTAAACGCAAA
This genomic stretch from Fictibacillus marinisediminis harbors:
- a CDS encoding acyl-CoA dehydrogenase; the encoded protein is MNYALTDEQAMIQKMMREFADEEVAPSAEQRDKEKKFPVEIFQKLGKLGIMGLPFPEEYGGGGADTISFAIAVEELSRACGSAGITYSAHVSLGGAPLYLFGTEEQKQKYLVPICTGESMGAFGLTEPNAGSDAGGTQTTAAKQGNQWVICGSKCYITNASYAKHLALTAITGKNDGKKEISAIIVPTDAEGFKVIDNYEKLGLHSSNTTELILDQVKVPEENLLGQRGDGFKQFLITLDGGRIGIGAMAVGIAQAAYDKALAYSKERKQFGTALSKFQAIQFKLADMAMKIELARNMVYKAAWLKDQGKRFSKEAAMAKLYASEACMQICSEAVQIHGGYGYMRDYHVERYFRDAKLTEIGEGTSEIQRMVISREIGC
- the cccA gene encoding cytochrome c550 translates to MKRNPLIPFIFTGVIGIILVIGMSFWGIHNQEQAKKEKEQAALDPAAIFKQNCSSCHGQNLEGAVGPNLQKVGAKYSKEQITDILKNGKPGGMPAGVVKGEEQQIIAKWLSEKK
- a CDS encoding Nif3-like dinuclear metal center hexameric protein, which encodes MNKYANGQTVIGELHALAPKHLAEEGDPIGLQVGNLNKPVKKVMIALDVLEEVVDEAIEKGAELIIAHHPMIYRPLKKIDLSLPQGRMIEKLIKNDIAVYAAHTNLDVAKGGVNDWLAEALQLEQTEALKGTKEISLVKLAVYVPEEQADTVREAMAAAGAGHIGQYSHCTFNTSGEGTFKPLEGTNPFIGTKGKIERVNEIKIETVISEDLVKQVISSMKKAHPYEEVAYDLYELKNEGETLGIGKIGRLAEEMPFEDFILHVKQTLDVPALRAVKGHSRPVRKVAVVGGDGNKFISAAIMKGADVLVTGDMYYHNAHDAQAAGLSIIDPGHNVEKIMKTGLSTFLSGELKKKGYTSEVISSAVHTDPFLFY
- a CDS encoding AMP-binding protein; protein product: MTELQSVTIGKYLEEQVKKFGSREAVVYSNIGIRYSYKEFYDLTAKVAKGLMSLGIKKGDHIAVWATNVPEWILLQFGSARAGAVLVTVNTSYQQTELEYLLKQSDSKALFLIEGFKNTSYVQMAQAVQSKNEQFPLLDQFIYIGNGQPEGMSNWEEMLRSGESISDEELLERENCLEPSDVINMQYTSGTTGFPKGVMLTHSNILGNAHRLAAAMRLTEQDRLCIPVPFFHCFGCVIGTLTAVSAGAAMVPIVQFSAKEVLETVEKEKCTVLHGVPTMFIAELNYENFQQYDLSSLRTGVMAGSTCPIEVMKNVISKMGMSEITIAYGQTETSPVFTQTTPDDPIEKRVETVGKKHPGVDIKVIDPATGKTVPFGEQGELCTRGYHVMKGYYKMPDATRDAIDQEGWLHTGDLAVMDDEGYVAITGRLKDMIIRGGENIYPREVEEFLYSHPSILDVQVIGVPDETFGEKVAACIQLKEGHRIGKEELAAYCQGKISKFKIPEYMIFVDEYPMTASGKIQKYKLREEAKKHIETEQGIVT
- a CDS encoding tRNA (adenine(22)-N(1))-methyltransferase encodes the protein MKRDNLSLRLKTVANYVHREAVIADIGSDHAYLPCYLVLEHQVVYAIAGEVNEGPYQSALKEVQSANLQSKISVRKGDGLEVISPNETDVITICGMGGQLIASILEKGKSKLEGVKRLILQPNVGAGSVRIWLKNEGWTLTQEEILQEDGKIYEVLVADRKEGNQPYTDNEMLELLLGPFLMKQKNEAFIEKWSGELEQWTKILQQMESSQSPDSMERKRQLMKRIESVKKELES